From one Staphylococcus kloosii genomic stretch:
- a CDS encoding recombinase family protein: protein MKYGYIRPVTINDSLEEQAEKLSLHTNNIHEENHAKNKNRAKLNELLDSILQPEDVLYVTDLCILADSTKHLTEVLDYLLANNISLHVINLDKEISSSYNESFIDTLHHIVEFQRDIVKFRTRLGIEDYTMKGNKVGRPKRDDKNLKEAVDMYMSKKFTLDEIKKKTNISRATLYRHLDR, encoded by the coding sequence ATGAAATATGGTTATATCAGGCCTGTCACGATAAATGACAGCCTAGAAGAACAGGCAGAAAAATTATCTTTACATACAAACAATATCCATGAAGAAAATCATGCTAAAAATAAAAATAGAGCTAAATTAAATGAATTATTGGATTCAATTTTACAACCTGAAGACGTATTATACGTGACTGATTTATGTATTCTTGCAGATTCTACGAAACATTTAACGGAAGTATTAGATTACCTTTTAGCCAACAACATTAGTCTGCACGTCATTAACTTAGATAAGGAGATTTCGAGTTCTTATAATGAGTCATTCATAGATACACTACATCACATAGTTGAATTTCAACGCGACATTGTTAAATTTAGAACGCGTTTAGGTATCGAAGATTATACAATGAAAGGCAATAAAGTTGGTAGACCAAAACGTGATGATAAGAACCTTAAGGAAGCCGTCGATATGTATATGAGTAAAAAGTTCACCTTAGACGAAATAAAGAAAAAAACAAATATAAGTAGAGCTACTTTATATAGACATCTTGATAGATAA
- the rbsR gene encoding ribose utilization transcriptional repressor RbsR, which translates to MKKVSIKDVAGEAGVSVTAVSHILNDNKQRFSQATIKKVLDARERLGYIPNKNAQQLRGIKTKLIGVLLPSLTNPFFSTIMQSMDQHKPDDVEIIFLTTINKGLEENIKHLVEHGVDGLVIGRFIDEPESLNAYLTKHKVPYVVLDQSEDNGFTDIIRTNEHEGGQSAAKHLIDCGHTNLAIIQPYELMANMKDRINGFEQYCGMHNISIPKKIDTELSKLGGKNAANQLINDEVTGVFAINDEIAIGAIRALIDNGLSIPGDISIIGYDDIDFAQYMNPALTTIAQPMDDIGKVALKLILEKVDGLSSKTEKIELPTQLIVRETTQSLK; encoded by the coding sequence ATGAAAAAAGTCTCTATAAAAGATGTAGCTGGGGAAGCGGGCGTGTCGGTGACTGCTGTTTCGCATATATTAAATGATAATAAGCAACGTTTTTCGCAGGCTACAATAAAAAAGGTGTTAGATGCCAGGGAGCGCTTAGGTTACATACCGAATAAAAATGCACAACAATTGCGTGGAATCAAAACGAAATTAATTGGCGTATTGTTGCCAAGTTTAACGAATCCGTTCTTTTCTACGATTATGCAAAGTATGGATCAACATAAGCCGGATGATGTCGAGATTATATTTTTAACGACCATTAATAAAGGGCTAGAAGAAAATATTAAGCATTTAGTAGAACATGGGGTAGACGGTTTGGTTATAGGTCGTTTCATAGACGAACCGGAAAGTTTAAACGCATATTTAACTAAACATAAAGTGCCGTATGTAGTGTTAGACCAAAGTGAGGACAATGGTTTTACGGATATTATTAGAACGAATGAACATGAAGGTGGACAGTCAGCCGCAAAGCATTTAATAGACTGCGGTCACACTAACCTTGCAATTATACAACCTTATGAATTGATGGCTAACATGAAAGACAGAATTAATGGATTTGAGCAGTATTGTGGTATGCATAATATTTCTATTCCTAAAAAAATAGATACAGAATTATCAAAACTTGGTGGTAAAAATGCTGCCAATCAACTAATTAACGATGAAGTGACTGGTGTTTTCGCCATAAATGATGAAATTGCTATTGGTGCCATACGTGCATTAATCGATAATGGATTGTCAATTCCTGGTGATATATCAATAATTGGTTATGATGATATTGATTTTGCTCAATATATGAACCCAGCTCTAACTACAATTGCCCAACCTATGGATGACATTGGTAAGGTTGCATTAAAACTTATACTTGAAAAAGTAGATGGACTAAGTAGTAAAACAGAGAAAATTGAATTACCTACTCAATTAATAGTACGAGAAACTACACAAAGCCTCAAATAA
- the rbsU gene encoding ribose/proton symporter RbsU: MNVVALMIGLGPLIGWGLFPTIASKFGGKPVNQIIGTTIGTLIFAGVFYLSTGHSFPTGMDLFFAILSGAGWSFGQIMTFKAFEYIGSSRAMPVTTAFQLLGASLWGVFALGNWPGISHKIIGFSALIVILIGARMTVWSEKSEATSNNYLRKAVVILLIGEIGYWLYSAAPQATDIGGKAAFLPQAIGMVIVAVVYGLINMKKENAFTNKITWLQIISGFFFAFAALTYLISAQPDMNGLATGFVLSQTSVVLATLTGIYFLNQRKTSKEMVITIIGLVLILVAATVTVFIK; this comes from the coding sequence ATGAACGTAGTAGCATTAATGATTGGATTAGGACCATTAATAGGTTGGGGACTATTTCCTACCATTGCTTCAAAATTCGGTGGTAAACCTGTAAATCAAATTATCGGAACAACGATAGGAACTTTAATTTTTGCTGGTGTCTTTTATTTATCTACAGGACATAGCTTTCCAACGGGAATGGATTTATTTTTTGCAATATTATCTGGTGCTGGATGGAGCTTTGGTCAAATTATGACTTTTAAAGCTTTTGAGTATATAGGATCTTCAAGAGCGATGCCAGTAACGACAGCTTTCCAATTATTAGGTGCTTCTCTTTGGGGCGTCTTTGCTTTAGGAAATTGGCCTGGAATTTCTCATAAAATTATTGGTTTTAGTGCTTTAATCGTTATTTTAATTGGTGCACGTATGACGGTATGGAGTGAAAAATCCGAAGCGACGAGCAATAATTACTTGAGAAAAGCAGTCGTTATTTTACTAATTGGGGAAATTGGTTACTGGTTATACTCTGCAGCGCCTCAAGCGACTGATATTGGTGGTAAAGCAGCATTCTTACCACAGGCTATCGGTATGGTTATCGTAGCGGTTGTTTATGGCTTAATTAATATGAAAAAAGAAAATGCTTTTACTAATAAGATTACATGGTTGCAAATTATTTCAGGTTTCTTCTTTGCATTTGCAGCATTAACTTATTTAATTTCAGCGCAACCAGATATGAATGGTTTAGCTACTGGTTTCGTACTTTCTCAAACTTCAGTCGTGTTAGCAACACTAACTGGTATCTATTTCTTAAACCAACGCAAAACTTCAAAAGAAATGGTTATAACTATCATTGGCTTAGTCCTTATCTTAGTAGCAGCAACAGTGACTGTATTTATTAAATAA
- a CDS encoding monooxygenase — translation MAYILQVDFQFDGPFEPNVPEEMKDLAYSINEEPGFIWKIWTENPENKEAGGIYAFDSEAHAQQYLAMHSERLKQMGVSSINSKLFKVNDTLTHITKGQV, via the coding sequence ATGGCGTATATTTTACAGGTAGATTTTCAATTTGATGGACCATTTGAACCTAATGTGCCGGAAGAGATGAAAGATTTGGCATACTCTATCAATGAAGAACCTGGTTTTATTTGGAAAATTTGGACTGAAAATCCAGAAAATAAAGAAGCGGGTGGCATTTACGCCTTTGATAGCGAGGCACATGCACAACAATACTTAGCAATGCATAGTGAACGCTTGAAACAAATGGGTGTTTCATCAATTAATAGTAAACTCTTTAAAGTTAATGACACGCTAACCCATATTACTAAAGGGCAAGTATAA
- a CDS encoding SulP family inorganic anion transporter codes for MLEKLKFEWFNQPGKNILAGTVVALALIPEAIAFSIIAGVDPMIGLYAAFIIASVTAIVGGRPAMISGAAGAVALIVTPLVKAYGVEYLFAATILMGLIQLLLGVLKVGRLMKFIPRSVMIGFVNALGIMIFMSQIEHIFGISIATYIYVLVTLLIVYIVPKFFKAIPAPLIAIIILTAIYMYTGANVRTVGDLGTIKQTFPHFLIPNVPFNLETFKIIFPYSLSMAIVGLVESLLTAKIVDHATNTYSSKNRESRGQGIANIVTGFFGGMGGCAMIGQSVINVKSGANSRLSTFTAGVLLIFMIIVLGDLVVQIPMPILAGIMVMVSIGTIDWKSFKFIKNAPKTDAVVMILTVIIVLMTHNLAIGVVVGVIFSALFFATKISKVHIDYEDLGAMKRFSFDGQIFFVSIDSIMNHLDFNISNSIVELDFSKAHLWDDSAVDAIDTIVEKFENGNNTVYVKNLNSDSHKIISELSKLNENHLT; via the coding sequence ATGCTAGAAAAGCTAAAATTTGAATGGTTTAACCAGCCAGGAAAAAATATACTTGCAGGGACAGTCGTAGCTTTAGCTTTAATACCTGAAGCCATCGCATTCTCTATTATTGCTGGGGTAGATCCTATGATCGGTCTATATGCGGCCTTTATTATTGCAAGTGTAACCGCAATTGTTGGTGGCAGACCGGCTATGATTTCAGGTGCCGCTGGTGCAGTTGCTTTAATAGTGACACCATTAGTTAAAGCATATGGTGTAGAATATTTATTTGCTGCTACAATTTTAATGGGGTTAATACAATTATTGTTAGGCGTACTCAAAGTTGGCCGACTAATGAAATTCATTCCTCGCTCAGTAATGATTGGTTTCGTAAATGCATTAGGCATCATGATATTTATGTCTCAAATTGAACATATCTTTGGTATTTCTATTGCTACCTATATTTATGTGCTTGTTACATTACTTATCGTGTACATCGTTCCAAAATTTTTCAAAGCAATTCCAGCACCTTTAATAGCTATAATTATATTGACGGCTATTTATATGTACACAGGTGCTAACGTTAGAACTGTTGGTGATTTAGGAACTATTAAACAAACATTTCCTCACTTTTTAATACCTAATGTACCTTTTAATTTGGAAACATTTAAAATCATCTTCCCTTATTCATTATCGATGGCTATCGTCGGTCTCGTTGAAAGTTTATTAACTGCCAAAATCGTTGATCACGCAACGAACACTTATAGTAGTAAAAACAGAGAATCTCGTGGTCAGGGTATCGCTAATATTGTTACCGGCTTCTTTGGCGGTATGGGTGGCTGTGCAATGATTGGACAGTCCGTTATTAATGTTAAATCAGGGGCTAATAGTAGACTATCTACCTTTACAGCAGGCGTATTACTTATTTTTATGATTATCGTGCTTGGTGACCTCGTTGTCCAAATACCTATGCCTATATTAGCTGGTATTATGGTGATGGTCTCTATTGGTACAATCGATTGGAAATCATTTAAATTTATTAAAAATGCACCAAAGACAGACGCCGTAGTCATGATATTAACAGTTATTATTGTTTTAATGACACATAATCTAGCAATTGGTGTAGTTGTAGGCGTAATATTTAGCGCATTGTTCTTTGCTACTAAAATATCGAAAGTTCATATCGATTATGAGGACTTAGGTGCAATGAAACGTTTTTCTTTCGATGGTCAAATATTCTTCGTATCCATCGATTCTATAATGAATCACCTTGATTTCAATATAAGTAATAGTATTGTAGAGTTAGATTTCTCGAAAGCTCATTTATGGGATGATTCAGCCGTAGATGCTATAGACACCATCGTAGAAAAATTTGAAAACGGTAATAATACCGTTTATGTTAAAAACTTAAATTCAGATAGCCATAAAATCATCTCAGAATTAAGTAAATTGAACGAAAATCATTTAACTTAA
- a CDS encoding NtaA/DmoA family FMN-dependent monooxygenase (This protein belongs to a clade of FMN-dependent monooxygenases, within a broader family of flavin-dependent oxidoreductases, the luciferase-like monooxygenase (LMM) family, some of whose members use coenzyme F420 rather than FMN.): protein MSREMHLTALVYSTGLHPDSWRLPNSHVEELGSIDFQIRMAKLAERAKLDAFFLGDGQYISEEGTGQISYYFEPITALAAISRETKNIGLVATISSSFYEPYLAARMLSSLNQISQGRIGANIVTSQFDVEAQNFSMDKLPPLEERYHRANEFITVMKKLWGSFNTGAIINDKEAGIGLDSNQIKAIKHTGEHFQVNGAINIPTSEYGRPMLFQAGTSMPGRDIAARHVEGVFSIAWNMKDAQDFREDMHLRAIKEERTAPLVLPGLTVYVDETYDKAYALKQELDQFVSLENRKKRLSKAIGRDITNWKMDERVPNLPPYEEVQQKIIKSVYIAVRNAVETEELTLRELLERFSTWVGHKTIVGTPDMVADEMIEWFEEGACDGFTLMPPTYPDLFEKFIDLVIPVLQERGVFRKDYEHVTLKGHLGLSEHEKKIKSR from the coding sequence ATGTCGAGAGAAATGCATTTAACAGCTTTAGTTTATAGTACAGGTCTTCATCCAGATTCATGGCGTCTGCCCAATTCTCACGTTGAAGAGCTCGGGAGTATTGATTTTCAAATAAGGATGGCTAAATTAGCTGAACGAGCTAAGTTAGATGCTTTCTTTTTGGGTGATGGTCAATATATCTCAGAAGAAGGTACAGGACAAATTTCCTATTATTTTGAACCAATAACTGCTTTAGCTGCAATTTCTCGAGAAACAAAAAATATTGGTCTAGTGGCGACGATTTCATCGTCTTTTTATGAACCCTATTTAGCTGCACGAATGTTATCGAGTTTGAATCAAATATCTCAAGGGCGTATTGGTGCTAACATTGTTACATCACAATTCGATGTAGAAGCTCAAAATTTTTCCATGGATAAGTTACCACCACTTGAAGAAAGATATCACCGTGCAAACGAATTTATTACAGTTATGAAAAAATTGTGGGGGTCTTTTAATACGGGTGCAATTATTAATGACAAAGAAGCTGGTATCGGTTTGGATAGTAATCAAATAAAGGCAATTAAGCATACTGGCGAACATTTCCAAGTGAATGGTGCAATTAATATACCTACATCTGAATATGGGAGACCAATGTTATTTCAAGCGGGGACGTCTATGCCAGGTAGAGACATAGCAGCACGTCACGTTGAAGGGGTGTTCTCGATTGCGTGGAATATGAAAGATGCACAGGATTTTAGAGAAGATATGCATTTGCGTGCAATCAAAGAAGAACGTACTGCACCGCTTGTGTTACCCGGTTTAACCGTTTATGTCGATGAGACATATGATAAAGCATATGCTTTAAAACAAGAGCTGGATCAATTTGTTTCATTAGAGAATAGGAAAAAACGTTTATCCAAAGCGATAGGACGAGATATTACTAATTGGAAAATGGATGAACGCGTTCCTAATTTACCACCTTATGAAGAAGTACAACAAAAAATCATAAAATCAGTTTATATTGCCGTGAGAAATGCTGTTGAAACTGAAGAATTAACATTGAGGGAATTACTCGAACGTTTCTCAACATGGGTAGGGCATAAAACGATTGTAGGTACACCTGATATGGTTGCCGACGAAATGATTGAATGGTTCGAGGAAGGTGCGTGTGATGGCTTTACATTAATGCCACCTACATATCCTGATTTATTTGAAAAGTTCATTGATCTCGTCATCCCAGTTTTACAAGAGCGTGGTGTCTTTAGAAAAGATTATGAACACGTAACGTTAAAAGGGCACTTGGGGTTGAGTGAGCATGAGAAAAAAATTAAAAGTCGATAA
- the rbsD gene encoding D-ribose pyranase translates to MKKTEMLNSNVSKAIATIGHFDLLTINDAGMPIPNDDRRIDLAVTKELPLFIDVLKTVLAEMKIQKIYLAEEIKTQNAQQLKQIKALIEDDVEIEFIPHSTMKEYLSHPLNKGNIRTGEITPFSNIILESNVTF, encoded by the coding sequence ATGAAAAAAACAGAAATGCTTAACAGTAATGTATCCAAAGCAATTGCTACAATTGGTCATTTTGATTTATTAACAATTAACGACGCAGGTATGCCAATACCTAATGATGACAGAAGAATTGATTTAGCAGTGACTAAAGAATTACCATTGTTTATAGATGTACTGAAAACTGTTTTAGCAGAAATGAAAATACAAAAAATTTATTTAGCCGAAGAAATTAAAACTCAAAATGCGCAACAATTAAAACAAATTAAAGCATTAATCGAAGATGATGTTGAAATTGAATTTATTCCACATTCAACAATGAAAGAATATCTTAGCCATCCATTGAATAAAGGAAATATACGTACTGGAGAAATCACACCATTTTCAAATATTATTTTAGAATCTAACGTTACATTTTAA
- the rbsK gene encoding ribokinase, translating into MTNKVVVLGSTNVDQFLSVERYAKPGETLHVDNAQKAFGGGKGANQAIASARLNAQTTFISKVGKDDLANFMFDDFKEAGINTQYISKSDTADTGQAFITVDAEGHNTIYVYGGANMAITPEDVNTAKDEIAQSDYVVAQLEVPVDAIIQAFKIAREAGVTTILNPAPAETLPETLLALTDVIIPNEFEAAILSGISVDDKASMEQNAKYFLELGIKVVIITIGEQGTYYAVKDDSGFVEAYKVNAIDTTAAGDTFIGAFVSKFNMNDLNLTEAIDYANKAASVTVQRSGAQASIPLAKEVQ; encoded by the coding sequence ATGACAAATAAAGTAGTCGTTTTAGGGTCAACAAATGTGGATCAATTTTTGTCAGTTGAACGTTATGCAAAACCGGGAGAAACGTTACATGTTGATAATGCACAGAAAGCCTTTGGCGGAGGAAAAGGTGCTAACCAAGCGATAGCTTCAGCGCGATTGAACGCACAAACTACCTTTATTTCTAAAGTAGGTAAAGATGATTTAGCTAACTTTATGTTTGATGATTTCAAAGAAGCTGGCATTAATACGCAATATATTTCAAAATCTGACACAGCCGACACAGGGCAAGCTTTTATCACGGTTGATGCTGAAGGTCATAACACGATATATGTATACGGTGGAGCTAATATGGCTATAACACCGGAAGACGTAAATACGGCAAAAGACGAGATTGCACAATCAGATTATGTCGTTGCTCAATTAGAGGTTCCTGTGGATGCGATAATCCAAGCTTTTAAAATTGCTAGAGAAGCTGGCGTTACGACGATATTAAATCCAGCACCTGCAGAAACTTTACCAGAAACATTATTAGCGTTAACCGATGTGATTATCCCTAATGAATTTGAAGCCGCAATATTATCAGGTATTTCTGTTGATGATAAAGCATCTATGGAACAAAATGCGAAGTACTTTTTAGAATTAGGCATAAAGGTAGTCATTATTACGATAGGTGAGCAGGGAACTTATTATGCTGTAAAAGATGATTCTGGATTTGTCGAAGCATATAAAGTCAATGCGATAGACACAACTGCAGCAGGTGACACATTTATCGGTGCATTTGTCAGCAAGTTTAATATGAATGACTTAAATTTAACTGAAGCTATCGATTATGCAAATAAAGCAGCATCAGTTACAGTACAGCGTAGTGGTGCCCA